The genomic stretch TTTAAATATTATCAGAGTCTACTATAACATATCATTCGCTTTCAAGGGAGATTTTCTATATGATGAAGGGAAGAATCAAGAAGTGAGTGATACATGTGCAATTGCATAGTATGGAAACGACTGAGCGATTTATAAACGAAAATCAGCTAGCTGTTTTGTTTATCTCGTCACCTGGCTGCAGTGTTTGTGAAGCACTTCTGCCCCGCATAAGGGAACTTGCAGCAAGTCAGCCCGATGTACAGCTAGGGTATACAGATGCAAGTGAGGTGCCAGAAGTAGTCGGCAGGTTTATGGCTTTTGGAGCACCAACAATAGTAGTATTTGCAGAAGGTAAGGAACAATTTAGAGAAGGCCGCTTCGTCCGTCTGGAAGACTTCGCTGCGAAACTCGAAAAAATCAGTTCGTTAATGAAAAAACAGAAATAAAGAAACAATCTTTCGGAACTTACATGGCTCCTCAGTCGTATAGAAAACAGCAGAACTAAGGGAGGAAATCTTATGTTCAAGAAGTTTATCCGTAAATTACAAGAATCCGCTGGCGGCAGCAGTCATCGCCGCGGCAGAAGATACGATTCCAGCGGCCACCGAGGCCGTCGCTACGATTCCAGCAGCCATCGCGGCCGCCGTCGTCATGGTTCGAGCGGAAGCAGCGGTTATGGCCGCAATCGTTATGGAGGCAGCAGCCGATATAAACGCCGGGGTTATGGAAGCAGCAGTTAATCTGCTGTTTTTTCTTTTGCTCTTTCCATTGCTTTAACTGCCCCCGCAGCCGTGGCGAATGGCTCTCGAATGCCAAGTAATCTTTCCAGCACTAATTTGCAATCTGCTGATAAGGTAAGCTCTTCTGTCCAAGGAAGGGCTTTTTTATTTGTCTGTTCGTACGTTGTATACAAGAGGTATAGCAGGATATCGCCTAGATCAAACAAATCTTGTTCCTTTCGCAGCTGTTCTTCTCTCGTTTCCGTCCCTGTAAATTGTGCTGCCAAACCAAAATCAATTAAAGAAGCACGTCCTTCTGTTAACATGATATTCGGAATGCGAATATCACCATGGTAAACACGCTTTGCATGCAGGTATTCCACAATATGGGCAATATCAATTGTCAGTTTGATTGCCTCTTCTTCGGTGTACGTTTTCTTTGTATCAAAAATATGCTGTTCGATATTCTCACCAGTTAGATAGTCCATAACAAAGAAATAGCCATCTTCTGTATGGAAAAAGGATGTAGCTCCAGGAATTGCAGGATGCTGAAGTGCTTGCAAAAGCTCAAATTCACGCTGAAACATAGCGAAATATTTTTTGCGCTTTTGTCTGCTGCGCCGCAGCTGTTTCACAGTGCAGGTTTGATCGTGCGCAATATCTTTACATAGGTAAGTTGTGCCGTAGCTTCCCGAACCGAGTTTTCGTATAACATTGTATCTTTCCATTATGTGCGTGCCAGGCGGATAATTCTTATCAACTAACTGACGGTGCAGCAATCGAAATGGTCTAATCATGTGATAAAGCATGTAGTTTCTCCAGTCTTTTTCTTTTAGTATATCGGCTTGTTCGGAGGTTGCAAAGAAAGATATCAGAATATATAATAATATTAAAGTGATATCACTTTAATATTAAAATGTAGGAGTGACGTATATGAAAGAAAAGCAGGCTGCTGTCTTGAATGGTTTCCTCGGTGTATTAATTATTCTCGCTCTGGTGGGTGCTGGTATCTTTAGTTTGGCACAAGGGGTTATTTTTCCGGCTATCCTTTTGTTTATTGTTGGTTTGCTGCTTATAACCGGCATCGTCATTGTACCTCCAAACCAATCCTATGTGGTGACTTTCTTCGGAAAGTACATCGGCACTATACGCGCCAACGGGCTGTTCCTGACAATTCCGTTAACAACAAGACAGCGAATTACACTGCGTATTCGCAACTTCAACTCCAAGACCCTAAAAGTAAATGATATAGAAGGAAATCCAATTGAAATAGCAGCCGTGATTGTGTATCGTGTAATAGATACGGCCAAGGCGGCATTTAACGTGGATGACTATGAAGAGTTCGTCGCGATCCAAAGTGAAGCAGCGGTACGTTATATTGCTTCCAATTATCCGTACGATAATTTTAAAGAGACCGGTTATTCGCTGCGTGAAAACGGAGATGAAATCACTGGAAAACTGCAAGCAGAGCTGGAAGCGCGGTTAAGTGAAGCAGGCGTGGAAGTGATGGAAGCACGTTTCACACACTTAGCTTACTCGACAGAGATTGCACAAGCAATGCTGCAGCGTCAGCAAGCATCTGCTATTATTGCTGCACGTAAGATGATTGTAGAAGGTGCAGTCGGCATGTCAATGGATGCTGTCGAAGCTTTGAATGATGGTGATCTAGAGCTGGATGCAGAACGAAAAGCACAGATGGTGAATAATTTGATGGTGGCCATTGTTTCCGATCGCGGGACACAGCCCGTTGTAAACAATGGATCGCTATATTAAAGCAGGGGTATTATGGCAAAGAAGAAGAGTTTTCCGTTGCGCATCAATCAGGAAATTTACGACATGGTGCAGAAGTGGGCAGACGATGATTTTCGCAGTGTGAATGCTCAAATCGAATATCTGCTTCGCGAGCAGTTGAAGCAAGCTGGACGACTGAAGTCAGAGAAAGAAAAATAGAGCAGAAAGCGATGTGCTTTCTGCTCATTTTTTATGCCATGCTGTTGGCGGGGAGATGCATCGTATGTGCATGCAGCTCAGACAGTTTTTGAAGATCGAAGTTCCCACCGCTGATGATAATTCCACAATGCTTGGAATGAATGCTCTGATGATGGCGCATCAAGGCAGCAAATGCTGCAGCACCAGCTCCTTCTGCAAGCGTTTTGTGCCGTTCGAGCAACTGCAGGATACTTGCTGCAATATCATGCTCTGAAACGGTAACCACATCATCCACATATTGCTGAATCAACGGCATCGTCACTTTGCCAGGTTCCTTCACAGCAATTCCCTCAGCAATTGTCTTGCAAGTTAAGGAAGGCAGCAGATGCTTGTGAAAAGTATGATACGTTGCACAAGCTGCCTCTGTCTGTACACCGATAACTCGGATGGACGGTTTCATTTGTTTAGCAGCAAAAGCAATACCGCTAATTAACCCGCCGCCACCGATAGGGACGATTAAAGTATCCAGCTGAGGCTGATCTTTGAGCATCTCAATGGCAATCGTACCTTGACCTGCAATAATATCCACATCATCAAAGGGATGGATGAAAGTGCTCCCCGTTTGCTGCTGTTCTTTCTGGGCAGCAAAAAGAGCTTCTTGAAAGTTCTCTCCTGCTAGCTCAACAGATGCTCCGTAACTCTTGGTTGCTTCTACTTTAGGCTTTGGTGTATGAATCGGCATAAAGATTTTCGCTTGAATACCCCGTTTTGCCGCAGCCAATGCCACACCTTGTGCATGATTGCCTGCAGAAGCCGCGATAACGCCGCGTTTTGCAGCCTCATCATCCAGGCAGCCAATCTTAAAGCAAGCCCCACGAGCTTTAAAAGCACCTGTCTTTTGTTCGTTTTCCATCTTCAGATAAACGTTCATTCCTACCGATTGGTCCAAAGTGGTTGAAGTTCGAATCGGTGTATGATGCACCAAATCCTCCAAATAAGCTGCTGCTGCTTGTATTTTCTTCTGACTTAAGCAATCCCCAATGCCCTTCACACTCCTTTAATTATGTGTCTGTTCAAATTGTTTGATCTGATCGGCATACGT from Terribacillus sp. DMT04 encodes the following:
- a CDS encoding Arc family DNA-binding protein — protein: MAKKKSFPLRINQEIYDMVQKWADDDFRSVNAQIEYLLREQLKQAGRLKSEKEK
- a CDS encoding protein kinase, with the protein product MLYHMIRPFRLLHRQLVDKNYPPGTHIMERYNVIRKLGSGSYGTTYLCKDIAHDQTCTVKQLRRSRQKRKKYFAMFQREFELLQALQHPAIPGATSFFHTEDGYFFVMDYLTGENIEQHIFDTKKTYTEEEAIKLTIDIAHIVEYLHAKRVYHGDIRIPNIMLTEGRASLIDFGLAAQFTGTETREEQLRKEQDLFDLGDILLYLLYTTYEQTNKKALPWTEELTLSADCKLVLERLLGIREPFATAAGAVKAMERAKEKTAD
- a CDS encoding thioredoxin family protein, with protein sequence MQLHSMETTERFINENQLAVLFISSPGCSVCEALLPRIRELAASQPDVQLGYTDASEVPEVVGRFMAFGAPTIVVFAEGKEQFREGRFVRLEDFAAKLEKISSLMKKQK
- the ilvA gene encoding threonine ammonia-lyase — encoded protein: MKGIGDCLSQKKIQAAAAYLEDLVHHTPIRTSTTLDQSVGMNVYLKMENEQKTGAFKARGACFKIGCLDDEAAKRGVIAASAGNHAQGVALAAAKRGIQAKIFMPIHTPKPKVEATKSYGASVELAGENFQEALFAAQKEQQQTGSTFIHPFDDVDIIAGQGTIAIEMLKDQPQLDTLIVPIGGGGLISGIAFAAKQMKPSIRVIGVQTEAACATYHTFHKHLLPSLTCKTIAEGIAVKEPGKVTMPLIQQYVDDVVTVSEHDIAASILQLLERHKTLAEGAGAAAFAALMRHHQSIHSKHCGIIISGGNFDLQKLSELHAHTMHLPANSMA
- a CDS encoding SPFH domain-containing protein translates to MKEKQAAVLNGFLGVLIILALVGAGIFSLAQGVIFPAILLFIVGLLLITGIVIVPPNQSYVVTFFGKYIGTIRANGLFLTIPLTTRQRITLRIRNFNSKTLKVNDIEGNPIEIAAVIVYRVIDTAKAAFNVDDYEEFVAIQSEAAVRYIASNYPYDNFKETGYSLRENGDEITGKLQAELEARLSEAGVEVMEARFTHLAYSTEIAQAMLQRQQASAIIAARKMIVEGAVGMSMDAVEALNDGDLELDAERKAQMVNNLMVAIVSDRGTQPVVNNGSLY